Proteins from a single region of Hydra vulgaris chromosome 12, alternate assembly HydraT2T_AEP:
- the LOC100204399 gene encoding neuropeptide receptor 22: protein MNYQNMTEQKDFKDDRSHVAVMVTLLIFIMVIALIGNIIVVIVVTKKKRMQTFTNWMILNLSIADLWVALLSIPLDIPMELNNQRWIYGKILCSLIYPLQTSSVYGSVFTLVALSLSRFWAIAKPFKRQPNIFAAKTIIAVIWFCSLVVVIPYMLVLKYSESNGVQSCSENWTEKQRKTYTIAIFVFQYVFPLMIISIAYTYIIRELCSQKNGENNNCRRKQQESKKVVKLLCIITLVFAICILPYHIFALCEEFEILNRESNYILHLTCYIFLYAHSAINPFIYNIFNTEFRDSFKELCKALLHFLFNYKTINGNAYVSRSRLSYLPGNRLSTISTNTIIRVRYSKYFADDNMELENTFLEDD from the coding sequence ATGAATTATCAAAATATGACagaacaaaaagattttaaagacgATCGAAGTCATGTTGCTGTTATGGTTACtttgcttatatttattatggttaTTGCTCTGATTGGAAATATCATCGTAGTAATagttgtcacaaaaaaaaagagaatgcAAACTTTTACAAACTGGATGATTCTAAATTTATCAATTGCAGATTTGTGGGTAGCTCTTTTATCGATACCATTAGATATTCCAATGGAATTAAATAACCAAAGGTGGATATATGGAAAGATACTTTGTTCCTTAATTTATCCTTTACAAACATCTTCAGTGTATGGTTCAGTTTTTACTCTTGTAGCGCTAAGTCTTTCAAGATTTTGGGCTATTGCAAAGCCATTTAAACGGCAGCCTAATATATTTGCCGCCAAAACCATAATAGCCGTTATATGGTTTTGTAGCTTAGTTGTTGTTATCCCTTACATGCTAGTCTTGAAATACAGTGAAAGCAATGGTGTACAAAGCTGTTCAGAAAACTGGACAGAAAAACAAAGGAAAACGTACACAATAGCTATATTTGTATTCCAATATGTGTTCCCATTGATGATTATAAGTATTGCTTACACTTATATTATCCGCGAGCTATGCTCTCAAAAAAACGGAGAAAATAACAATTGCAGAAGGAAACAACAAGAATCAAAAAAGGTTGTAAAACTTCTTTGTATTATTACATTGGTatttgcaatttgtattttaccGTATCATATTTTTGCTCTGTGCGAAGAATTCGAGATTTTAAATAGGGAGAGCAATTATATTTTACACCTaacttgttatatttttttatatgcacATTCGGCAATCAATCCttttatatacaacattttCAATACAGAGTTTCGCGATTCGTTCAAAGAGCTTTGCAAGGcattgttacattttttgttcaactataaaacaataaatgggAATGCATATGTTTCTAGAAGTAGACTCAGTTATTTACCAGGCAACAGGCTATCAACAATAAgtacaaatactattattagAGTAAGATATAGTAagtattttgctgatgataACATGGAACTAGAAAACACATTTTTGGAAGATGattaa